A region of the Leptospira ryugenii genome:
TCTGAAGGTTAAGACTTCACCTGCCTTTACTTCACTTTTAAACTCCACTTCCATTTTGGGTACGATGATATTGGATCCTGCAAAATTCCATTTGGAATCTCCATTGGAGGCGAGGAAAAGATCAAATGCTTCGTTGATCAAAAGCACCATGTTCTCATATGTCACATGACTAACGTATGCACCTGTTGCCGTTATGGCGCTTCGTGCATCCGCGTGTCGAACAGGGAATTTTGTCTCATAAGCAAAGTCAGTTGGTAAATTAAATCCAGTTTCTCCCATATTCCCTCACATACACAATAAAACCTTGATCAGCTTAAATATCGACCTTTGCAATTACGATCTTTAAAAAAGCAAAAACTGAGTGGACAAGCAAATCAGTAGCACATAGATAGAATCTACCTTTTTGTATAGGAGAGTGCATGACCGAGAGAAGAAACCAAAGAGTTGTGATCACTGGCATCGGCGTAATCTTACCAAATGCACTTTCCGTCCAAGACTTTTGGGATCACATGAAAAAGGGAGAGTCGCAAGTTGATTTTTTAACTCGCTTCTCCACAGAAGATATTCGCGTTAAAACAGGCGCCGAATTACGCGAATTTGACTATAGCACCCATTTACCTGACCTTAGCCCCGCTCACGCTCGTTATTACAACCGCGAAACACTCGCCATTATGTCTGCATTAGGCGACGCACAAAAAGATGCTGGTTTAAACCGCAATTCTGTTGCCCCATCTAGGGTGGGATTCATCGACTCATCTTCTCGTGCCTCATTGGCCTGGTGGGAGCATGCTTGGCAAATTTATAATGATTCTAAAGATGACAAAATTTTTGATAAATATGCCGTTCTTACGTCCATGGCATCAAATCCAACAAACCTAACTGCGATTTATGCGAATATCCAGGGCTTTGTCACTACAGTGACTGCCGCTTGTGTAGGTGGTCACCATGCAGTTGCCCTTTGTTATCAGGCGATCCGAAAAAATCGAGCGGACGTAATGTACGCAGGTGGGCATGAGTTTCCTTTACTAAAACCATTGATCAAAATGTACTCTGATCCGAGTAGTTCGGTCATGTCCACAGAATCCAAAGATCCAAAAAAAGCAATGAGGCCCTATGATCGATCTCGAGAAGGTTTTGTCTTAGGAGAAGGTGCAATTTGCCTTTGCCTAGAATCCTATGACCATGCAGTCAAAAGAGGAGCTAGGATCTATGCAGAAATCAATGGTACACTTAGTTACAATGAAGCGAGCCATGCCATGAGAATGGATATGACAGGCAGTAAAGCGGCAAAAGGACTTTCCGATCTTCTGAGAATTGCCAGGCACCCACTGAAAGATATTGATTACTTTTGTGGTCACGGAACAGCGACGCACAACAACGACTTAGCAGAAAGCCGAGCGATCAAATTGCTCTATGATGGCGCCCCTGTAAGCACCTGGGCTCCCGTTGGTTCCATAAAACCCATCTATGGTCACACCTTCGGCGCCGCAGGCATCATCAACCTGGCAGCTTCCGCTTTAATGATCCACAACCAAACGCTAGTTCCAACAATCAATTTAAAAGATCCGGATGATGAGTGCGACCATGACCATATCGCCGAAGGTTATCGAGAACAAAAGGTCAAAAATATCATTTCTTTGGCATTTGCCATTGGTAGCCAATCCTCGTTTGTGAGTTTAGCAAAGGTCGAATAAACATTCATGCCTAGAAAGCCTCAAATTTTTAGCGATCCGGACACGATGATCCGAGAGCTGATCCCTCTGGGGGCCTACCTCCATTTGGCTGCCACCATGTCTCGTCCAAACGCTTTAATCTACGCTCTCGCCAGGCAATTTTTTGATAAAGATCCAAAATTCACCGTGAGTGTTGCCGGCTTACATTCAAGTGCACATGCTCTCACTATGAGTGGAGTCCTCTCCAAAATCATCACTGGATTTGCCGGAGACAATTACCCTCGGCCACAACCGAACGCTTTGTATTCTAACATTTTAAAGGGAGAACCTTTTGAAGCAGAACTTTGGTCTCTCTTGACCCTTGTCCAACGACTGCAAGCAGGTGCTATGCGTTTGCCAGGATTTGTGACAAATTCTTTGGTTCGAACAGACATGATCACCGACAAACTCGGAAAAACGGTCCATCTCTATCAGGCTCCCGACTCAACAGAAAAGGATCCAAATCGATTTGCTGTGATCCAACCCTTACATCCCGATTACACTTTAATCCATGCAGTTTTGGGAGATGAAGATGGCAATCTTGTTCTCACTCATCCTTCTGGGGAAGGAGTATGGGGAGCGATGGCCGCGACAAAAGGTGTTGTTGCCAGTTGCGAACGGATTGTTCCCAGTGGAAGTATACCAGCAGAACTAATCTCCATTCCTGGGACCAAGGTGATCGGCCTTTGTGAGGCAAATTTTGGTGCCCATCCACAATCCTTACGAGTGTTTCCTTTGCCTCACCTTTCCATTTTCAAAGACCTTTCCACCTATATGGATGACTATGAATTTCAGATTGAGGCAAACCAAGCTGCTGCAGGAGAGGAAAAGTTTCGCAAACGATGGATGGAGGAATGGGTCTACGCTCGAAAGACCCATGAAGAATACCTAGGGCATTTAGGAAGCCAAAGGCTAAGAAAACTCAAACAACTTCCGCAGCCACAAGATCTCATGCCTGCCCAGGACCCAGAGTCAGTCAATGACTCAGAACAGATGATCATTCTTGCGGCAAGAGCTATCATGGAACATGTGAAACGAAGAGGTTACACCACCCTCTTAGCAGGTATAGGAGCAGCACATATCGCCTGTTGGACGGCAGCTCGACTCCTTGAAAAGGAAGGGATACGAGTCCATGTGATGACGGAACTGGGATTTTATTCCATGACTCCCTCTATGGGAGATGTATTTTTATTTAGCCAATTGCATGCAAATGGCTCTCAAGGACTTTCAGACATCACTCAAATTTTAGGTATGCTTGTACCCGATAAGTGTTTGGGAGTCATGGGTGCTGCAGAAATTGATTGGTTTGGGAATGTGAATTCCATCGCAACTTCGAAAGGTAAATTTATTGTAGGTTCTGGTGGGGCCAATGATATCGCCTCCACCGCAGATTGTATCATTGTTGCTAAGGCAATCCGCCAGAGATATGTCAGAAAGGTAAACTTTATCACTACCAATGGAGATCGCGTCAAAGAGGCAGTCTGTCAATTTGGCCGTTTCCGTCGGGACAAGATGGAACATATCTTTGAATTCACCAATTGGATAGCTCCTCCTTCCGATCCTGAGATGGACAGTGAAGAAGCAGTACTCAAATTTACCAATTGGTTTGCGCCCGATGAAGTTCCACCCAAAGAAGAACCAAAACCAACTTCTGAGGAGCTTACGATCTTACGGTCGCTTGATCCAGAGCGCATTTATATAGAACAGTTTATGGTTTACAGAAGCCTTCCAGGAGAATGAAATGAGTCGCATGGGCAGCAAAGATTTGAAGTATTTGGGAGTGGAGTTCCGAGGTGTAGGTCACTACTTGCCGGAAAGGGTGATTTATAATGATGAGATCAAAAGTCGACTCAAATACCCAGAAATGCACCCTGCAGAAAAGGCGGTCATAGGAAATATTGGGGTCACAGAAAGACATAGAGTGAACGAAACAGAAACCGTTCCCTACATGGCAATGAAGGCCGCACAAGACGCGTTAGCCGACGCAAAGATGAAACCGGAAGAAATTGACCTTTTCATCTTAGCAAACTGGACAGATAGGTATTATCTTCCCGACTTGGCACCTCAAGCTAGCAAACTTACTGGCACAAAAAATGCTCTCGCCTTTGACATTTCCACCGCTTGCACAGGCTTTGTGCATGGTGTTCAAATGGCGGCCTGCTACTTACAATCGGGTCGTTGGAAAAATGCTCTGGTTGTTGGTTCTGAACGATTTTCAGTACGGACTCGTATGGGTGGCTATGGTGAGTTCACTGCTGGGGATGCAGCAGCTGGTGTAGTACTCTCCGCAAATCCCCAAACCGATACAGGCCTCATTGACTCGTTTCTAGTCGATGTAGCCGACCTTGCGGATATTATCGTGACGGGTCCTCCTCCTCAAAGTTATGTCAAGAGTTATCCAGAGTTAGTAACAAATGCTGCGGATTTGACTTTAAAAGCCTTTGATTTACTCATGGAGAAATACGGTCTCACAGAGAAAGATGTAGACTGGGTCATTCCACACCCGGGGACTGATGTAGTTGTTCAGGATGTTTTGAATCGTATCAAGTTTCCGAGAGAGAGAGTATTGGGCAATTTTGATCGAGTGGGAAATGCTTCTGCTGCTTCCATCCCAATCGTGATTTCTGAATATTATAAAAAGGGAATCATCAAAAAAGGACAACTCCTTCTCACGCCGGCAGTCGGTGGTGGGTTTTACTGGGGTGGTTTGTTGTTTCGTTTTTAGTTTTGAAGAGAGTTAGATTATGATTTCACTTTCCGGATACCAAATCCGCAAACGGATGAATGCAGAAGGTTCTCCTTCACAGGTGTATTTAGCCGTATCCAATGAAGAAAATAAAGAGGTTGTCGTAAAGTATGTTGGCATCTCTGACCCTTTACATGCAGCGATTGTAAACTTAAGAAATGAATTCGAAATCTTAACCTACCTGCACAAAGAAGGACTAGGCATAAAGCCTTTCGAGTTTCGAAGGTTGCCAGATGGGCACGCACTAGTCATGGACTACTTAAAAGGGCTCTTTTTGCCCGACATGGTAGAAAACAAAGATGCCCACATCATGCCACTTAACATGTTCTATGACGTTGCAATTACCTTGGCTGAAGACCTTGCAGAGTTGCACCGCCATAAAGTAATGCATAAGGACATCAAACCAGACAACGTCATTTACTTTCCAGATAGAAACAAAGCAAAATTGATCGACTTTGGAATTTCAACCAGACTCTCCAAAGAAGAAAGCGGCTTCTATGCACCCAACCAATTAGAAGGTTCCGTTCAGTACATTTCCCCTGAACAAACAGGTCGTATGAACCGATCGGTTGACTATCGCACGGACTTTTACTCTTTAGGTATCTTATACTATGAGCTTAGCACAGGACAATTGCCATTCAAAGGTTCAGACCTTATGGAGATTATCCACTCTCACATTGCGAAGCCACCTCGTCCACCCATAGAAGTCAACACCAACCTCCCTGCCTCTCTAAATGCGATCATTTTACGCCTGTTAGAAAAGAATGCAGAAAATCGATACCAAACTGCATACGGTCTTAAGGTAGATTTAGAAAAATCCCACAAACTATTTAAAGAGGGAAAACTAAATGAAACGTTTGCATTAGGCGCAAGAGACTTCTCAGAAG
Encoded here:
- a CDS encoding ketoacyl-ACP synthase III, producing the protein MGSKDLKYLGVEFRGVGHYLPERVIYNDEIKSRLKYPEMHPAEKAVIGNIGVTERHRVNETETVPYMAMKAAQDALADAKMKPEEIDLFILANWTDRYYLPDLAPQASKLTGTKNALAFDISTACTGFVHGVQMAACYLQSGRWKNALVVGSERFSVRTRMGGYGEFTAGDAAAGVVLSANPQTDTGLIDSFLVDVADLADIIVTGPPPQSYVKSYPELVTNAADLTLKAFDLLMEKYGLTEKDVDWVIPHPGTDVVVQDVLNRIKFPRERVLGNFDRVGNASAASIPIVISEYYKKGIIKKGQLLLTPAVGGGFYWGGLLFRF
- a CDS encoding acyl-CoA thioesterase codes for the protein MGETGFNLPTDFAYETKFPVRHADARSAITATGAYVSHVTYENMVLLINEAFDLFLASNGDSKWNFAGSNIIVPKMEVEFKSEVKAGEVLTFRIQPTNFGNKSFDLITAVIKENGELAALSKTVLIFFDYKEKKTMPVPEAFRNRYQK
- a CDS encoding CoA-transferase, yielding MPRKPQIFSDPDTMIRELIPLGAYLHLAATMSRPNALIYALARQFFDKDPKFTVSVAGLHSSAHALTMSGVLSKIITGFAGDNYPRPQPNALYSNILKGEPFEAELWSLLTLVQRLQAGAMRLPGFVTNSLVRTDMITDKLGKTVHLYQAPDSTEKDPNRFAVIQPLHPDYTLIHAVLGDEDGNLVLTHPSGEGVWGAMAATKGVVASCERIVPSGSIPAELISIPGTKVIGLCEANFGAHPQSLRVFPLPHLSIFKDLSTYMDDYEFQIEANQAAAGEEKFRKRWMEEWVYARKTHEEYLGHLGSQRLRKLKQLPQPQDLMPAQDPESVNDSEQMIILAARAIMEHVKRRGYTTLLAGIGAAHIACWTAARLLEKEGIRVHVMTELGFYSMTPSMGDVFLFSQLHANGSQGLSDITQILGMLVPDKCLGVMGAAEIDWFGNVNSIATSKGKFIVGSGGANDIASTADCIIVAKAIRQRYVRKVNFITTNGDRVKEAVCQFGRFRRDKMEHIFEFTNWIAPPSDPEMDSEEAVLKFTNWFAPDEVPPKEEPKPTSEELTILRSLDPERIYIEQFMVYRSLPGE
- a CDS encoding beta-ketoacyl-[acyl-carrier-protein] synthase family protein → MTERRNQRVVITGIGVILPNALSVQDFWDHMKKGESQVDFLTRFSTEDIRVKTGAELREFDYSTHLPDLSPAHARYYNRETLAIMSALGDAQKDAGLNRNSVAPSRVGFIDSSSRASLAWWEHAWQIYNDSKDDKIFDKYAVLTSMASNPTNLTAIYANIQGFVTTVTAACVGGHHAVALCYQAIRKNRADVMYAGGHEFPLLKPLIKMYSDPSSSVMSTESKDPKKAMRPYDRSREGFVLGEGAICLCLESYDHAVKRGARIYAEINGTLSYNEASHAMRMDMTGSKAAKGLSDLLRIARHPLKDIDYFCGHGTATHNNDLAESRAIKLLYDGAPVSTWAPVGSIKPIYGHTFGAAGIINLAASALMIHNQTLVPTINLKDPDDECDHDHIAEGYREQKVKNIISLAFAIGSQSSFVSLAKVE